A part of Streptomyces sp. DSM 40750 genomic DNA contains:
- a CDS encoding helix-turn-helix transcriptional regulator, with protein MHKTSARLLALLSLLQTPRDWSGDDLAERLGITSRTVRRDIDRLRELDYPIKTLKGPAGGYRLEAGTHLPPMLFDDNQAVALAVALQTAAAGTTVAEDATRVLATLRQVMPPRLRHRIDLLHITAVQPPAAAGDTPQVGAQVLVDLSRAIHAREELRFDYAPGPSTSADDVRRVQPHHLVTWRHRWYLVAWDLHREDWRTFRVDRIRPRTPTGPRFTPRDLPGGTVSTFITSRFRGNDGTTTGWPCQGEVILRLPAADVAPFAQDGIVEELGSRHCRLILGSWSWTGLAAAIGRFDTDIEVIGPPQLATAFGDLAARYAHAARTTRPETGPAR; from the coding sequence ATGCATAAAACATCTGCCCGGCTGCTCGCGCTGCTCTCGCTCCTTCAAACGCCCCGTGACTGGTCCGGCGATGATCTCGCCGAGCGTCTCGGCATCACCTCGCGCACGGTGCGCCGTGACATCGACCGCCTGCGCGAACTCGACTACCCGATCAAGACCCTCAAAGGACCGGCTGGCGGCTACCGCCTGGAGGCCGGCACTCACCTGCCGCCCATGCTGTTCGACGACAACCAGGCCGTCGCCCTGGCCGTCGCGCTGCAGACCGCGGCCGCCGGCACCACCGTCGCCGAAGACGCTACCCGCGTGCTGGCCACCCTCCGCCAGGTCATGCCACCCCGCCTGCGCCACCGCATCGACCTGTTGCACATCACCGCCGTCCAACCGCCCGCGGCGGCCGGCGACACCCCTCAGGTCGGCGCTCAGGTCCTGGTGGACCTGAGCCGCGCCATCCACGCACGCGAGGAACTGCGCTTCGACTACGCCCCGGGTCCAAGCACCTCGGCCGATGACGTCCGCCGCGTACAACCCCACCACCTGGTCACCTGGCGTCATCGCTGGTACCTCGTGGCCTGGGACCTCCACCGCGAGGACTGGCGTACCTTCCGCGTCGACCGCATCCGGCCCCGCACACCCACCGGCCCCCGCTTCACCCCTCGTGACCTCCCCGGCGGCACCGTCTCCACCTTCATCACCAGCCGATTCCGCGGCAACGACGGCACCACCACTGGCTGGCCCTGCCAAGGCGAAGTCATCCTCCGCCTCCCGGCCGCCGATGTCGCACCCTTCGCCCAGGACGGAATCGTTGAGGAACTCGGCTCCCGTCACTGCCGGCTCATCCTCGGCTCCTGGTCATGGACCGGACTCGCCGCCGCCATCGGCCGCTTCGACACCGATATCGAAGTCATCGGCCCACCCCAACTGGCCACCGCCTTCGGGGACCTCGCCGCCCGCTACGCCCACGCCGCCCGCACCACAAGACCAGAGACCGGCCCGGCGCGGTGA
- a CDS encoding VOC family protein, with translation MSVTTTTHLNFRGTAREALDFYQSVFGGRAVAVTYKDAGAVQDESEADWVMWGEVAGDNGFHVMAYDVPSQLPWNQGENPFFVSVRGDDAEEISALWGKLAEGSTIVRPLEPAQWAPLYGMLTDSFGITWVLDVTAPYNG, from the coding sequence ATGTCCGTCACGACCACCACTCACCTGAACTTCCGGGGCACCGCACGTGAGGCGCTGGACTTCTACCAGTCCGTCTTCGGCGGACGTGCTGTCGCGGTCACCTACAAGGACGCGGGCGCCGTGCAGGATGAGAGCGAGGCGGACTGGGTGATGTGGGGCGAGGTGGCCGGCGACAACGGCTTCCACGTCATGGCCTACGACGTGCCCTCGCAGCTGCCCTGGAACCAGGGCGAGAACCCGTTCTTCGTCTCCGTGCGTGGCGACGACGCCGAGGAGATCAGCGCCCTGTGGGGCAAGCTCGCCGAGGGCTCGACCATCGTGCGTCCGCTGGAGCCCGCGCAATGGGCACCGCTGTACGGCATGCTCACCGACAGCTTCGGCATCACCTGGGTCCTGGACGTCACCGCTCCGTACAACGGCTGA
- a CDS encoding aldo/keto reductase encodes MRIRKLGRTGIEVSAYCLGTMMFGKMGNPDHDDCVRMIHRALDAGINFVDTADVYGYSETEEIVGKALKGRRDEVVLASKFNGPMGEDPNRSGSSRRWVVQAVEGSLKRLQTDYIDLYQIHHPDPHTDIEETLSALTDLVRAGKVRAIGSSNLPASEIVEAQWVSQQRGLHRLRTEQPTYSILNRGIEREVLPTCRRYGLGVLAWSPLAMGLLTGRYRKNAPRPDNARMQWVSRHLTDERKLEAVEQLLTLAEETGHSLTHVAMAFATSHPDVTAAIIGPRTMDQLDDLLVGATLTLGNDILDKIDAIVPPGTDISPLDVSYVPPSLTHTDLRRRPSHERAAA; translated from the coding sequence GTGAGGATACGGAAGCTGGGACGGACCGGCATCGAAGTCAGTGCCTACTGCCTGGGCACCATGATGTTCGGCAAAATGGGCAATCCTGATCACGACGACTGCGTGCGCATGATCCACCGGGCGCTGGATGCGGGTATCAATTTCGTCGACACCGCCGATGTGTACGGCTACAGCGAAACCGAGGAGATCGTCGGAAAGGCCCTCAAAGGGCGCCGCGACGAGGTCGTGCTGGCATCCAAGTTCAACGGACCGATGGGCGAGGACCCCAACCGCAGCGGCAGCTCCCGGCGCTGGGTCGTCCAGGCGGTCGAGGGCTCACTGAAGCGGCTGCAAACCGACTACATCGACCTCTACCAGATCCACCACCCCGACCCGCACACCGACATCGAGGAGACCCTCTCCGCGCTCACCGACCTCGTGCGGGCCGGGAAGGTCCGCGCGATCGGCTCCTCCAACCTGCCGGCCTCGGAAATCGTCGAAGCCCAGTGGGTGTCCCAGCAGCGCGGCCTGCACCGCCTGCGCACCGAGCAACCCACCTACTCCATCCTCAACCGCGGCATCGAGCGTGAGGTCCTGCCCACCTGCCGCCGCTACGGCCTGGGCGTTCTGGCGTGGAGCCCGTTGGCCATGGGTCTGCTCACCGGCCGCTACCGCAAGAACGCCCCGCGGCCCGACAACGCCCGCATGCAGTGGGTCTCCCGGCACCTCACCGACGAACGCAAGCTTGAGGCGGTGGAGCAGCTGCTCACCCTCGCCGAAGAAACCGGCCACTCCCTCACACACGTGGCCATGGCCTTCGCCACCAGCCACCCCGACGTCACCGCCGCCATCATCGGCCCGCGCACCATGGACCAGCTGGACGACTTGCTCGTCGGCGCCACCCTCACCCTCGGCAACGACATCCTCGACAAGATCGACGCAATCGTCCCGCCCGGCACCGACATCAGCCCTCTGGACGTCTCCTACGTACCTCCCTCCCTCACCCACACGGACCTGCGCCGACGCCCGTCCCACGAGCGAGCCGCCGCGTGA
- a CDS encoding winged helix DNA-binding domain-containing protein gives MTVLDARALNRATLARQHLLKRSDTSVSEAVAHLCGLQAQDPQEPFTGLWSRLSGFKPKQLDDALTGRAVVRTHLMRRTVHLVTADDALTWRARHDTMLRQRVLGTYRRELAGIDVDEVAAAGRAVMADQQPRTMTELVQALEDRWPGPPRRVLGELLIAALIPMAQLPPRGLWHQTAGVRNLPLSTWLERGIDPLPADGSDPVGQQLLHRYLAAYGPAASTDLRAWCGLAGLPAAVRAAREELVVFRDERGRELLDLPDAPRPHPDTPAPVRFLPAFDNAILGYHDRSRIIDAPHLGLSVAGHRTVLVDGRVTATWTVRNHQLHISSLRPLTALEQEAVHTEAQDLTTFLDNDIEHIQLDTES, from the coding sequence ATGACCGTTCTTGACGCCCGTGCCCTCAATCGCGCCACCCTCGCCCGCCAGCACCTGCTCAAGCGCAGCGACACATCCGTGTCGGAGGCAGTGGCCCATCTGTGCGGCCTGCAGGCACAGGATCCTCAGGAACCCTTCACCGGGCTGTGGTCCCGCCTGTCCGGCTTCAAGCCCAAGCAACTGGACGATGCGCTGACCGGTCGCGCGGTGGTGCGCACTCACCTGATGCGGCGCACCGTCCACCTCGTCACCGCCGACGACGCGCTCACCTGGCGAGCCCGCCACGACACAATGCTGCGCCAGCGAGTGCTGGGAACCTACCGGCGTGAACTGGCCGGCATCGACGTGGACGAGGTCGCCGCAGCCGGCCGCGCGGTCATGGCCGACCAGCAGCCCCGCACCATGACCGAACTCGTACAAGCTCTCGAAGACCGCTGGCCCGGCCCACCACGTCGTGTCCTGGGCGAGCTGCTCATCGCAGCCCTCATCCCCATGGCCCAACTCCCGCCCCGCGGCCTGTGGCACCAGACCGCCGGCGTACGCAACCTGCCGTTGAGCACCTGGCTGGAACGGGGCATCGACCCCCTGCCCGCCGATGGCAGTGATCCCGTCGGACAGCAACTGCTGCACCGCTACCTCGCCGCGTACGGGCCCGCCGCCAGCACGGACCTACGTGCCTGGTGCGGCCTCGCCGGCCTTCCCGCCGCCGTCAGAGCCGCCCGAGAAGAACTCGTCGTCTTCCGTGACGAACGCGGCCGCGAACTGCTCGACTTGCCCGACGCACCCCGCCCCCACCCCGACACCCCCGCCCCCGTCCGGTTCCTCCCGGCCTTCGACAACGCCATCCTCGGCTACCACGACCGTAGCCGCATCATCGACGCCCCCCACCTCGGTCTGTCCGTCGCAGGCCACCGCACCGTCCTTGTTGACGGACGCGTCACCGCCACCTGGACCGTGCGCAACCACCAACTCCACATCAGCTCCCTGCGCCCCCTCACCGCCCTGGAACAGGAAGCCGTTCACACCGAAGCCCAGGACCTGACCACCTTCCTGGACAACGACATCGAGCACATTCAACTCGACACCGAAAGCTGA
- a CDS encoding DUF6192 family protein codes for MRESIQMGRAMFTIGDHAVEIEPMRPQGGSTSPSDELFGVYASLQIYADDIGVSLSTVLNYRFTSHRWPADRRREGVSHKVHSILASIQDDAERFKAIDDPPVDDVTGTRRWTTNLAKKRVGRRPDRPGTVQEKVERVHDLAADEEVAVEVTRDVLRRPQVAARLLEDTAVRHAVNDAQKPEHRAEAMQSLVKDDAAAARMASDVLRRPEVAARVAADDRARHMVNRAQADRSRQQAEAFRRTSPVGPAVRRIERTEEFVDLLGAFLRFVREASRAVPKMRHCEWSGDEREVLLSNIARTRATLDWMETAVSTGSTWTRNSPASCGVSDRAQALPGSGASCRVHSHRVDGSRSCGAAPQTADGSLRAEQVPDPQRPRRPADLFSGAPTLRQKERIGGAGRLPPRTRRPGPLPSLCADAATRPTRQTPNGP; via the coding sequence GTGCGCGAGTCGATCCAGATGGGACGGGCGATGTTCACGATCGGCGATCACGCCGTGGAGATCGAGCCGATGAGGCCGCAAGGCGGTTCGACCTCGCCAAGCGACGAGCTGTTCGGGGTCTACGCGTCGCTGCAGATATACGCCGACGACATCGGGGTGTCGCTGAGTACGGTCCTCAACTACCGGTTCACCTCGCACCGTTGGCCGGCCGATCGGCGCCGTGAGGGCGTCTCGCACAAGGTCCACTCGATCCTGGCGTCGATCCAGGACGATGCCGAGCGGTTCAAGGCGATCGACGACCCGCCGGTCGACGACGTGACCGGTACGCGCAGATGGACGACGAACTTGGCCAAGAAGCGCGTCGGCCGCCGGCCGGACCGGCCGGGGACGGTCCAGGAGAAGGTGGAGCGCGTCCACGATCTGGCCGCCGACGAGGAGGTCGCGGTGGAGGTGACGCGGGACGTGCTGCGCCGTCCGCAGGTCGCCGCCCGGCTGTTGGAGGACACCGCCGTCAGACACGCGGTCAACGACGCCCAGAAGCCCGAGCACCGCGCGGAGGCCATGCAGTCCCTGGTCAAGGACGACGCCGCGGCAGCGAGGATGGCCTCCGACGTGCTGCGCCGTCCCGAGGTCGCCGCGCGGGTCGCGGCCGACGACAGAGCACGGCACATGGTCAACCGGGCCCAGGCCGACCGTTCCCGCCAGCAAGCCGAGGCCTTCCGACGCACCTCGCCGGTCGGCCCGGCGGTGAGGAGGATCGAGCGGACCGAGGAGTTCGTCGACCTGCTCGGCGCGTTCCTCCGGTTCGTACGCGAGGCGTCCAGGGCGGTGCCGAAGATGCGTCACTGTGAGTGGTCGGGGGACGAGCGTGAGGTGCTGCTGTCGAACATTGCCCGCACCCGCGCGACGCTCGACTGGATGGAGACCGCGGTCTCCACCGGGTCGACATGGACGAGGAACTCGCCCGCATCCTGCGGGGTGAGTGACCGTGCGCAAGCGCTCCCCGGCAGCGGAGCGTCATGCCGAGTTCATTCACATCGCGTTGATGGAAGCCGCTCCTGCGGGGCTGCCCCTCAAACGGCTGATGGGAGCCTGCGAGCTGAGCAAGTACCAGACCCGCAGCGGCCTCGCAGACCAGCTGACCTCTTTTCCGGGGCGCCGACACTTCGACAGAAGGAAAGGATCGGGGGTGCTGGACGGCTCCCTCCTCGCACCAGACGACCAGGACCCCTTCCTTCCCTATGCGCCGACGCCGCTACCCGTCCGACACGACAGACGCCGAATGGGCCCTGA
- a CDS encoding aldo/keto reductase — MRTTTLGTKGPQVGVVGLGCMGMSFSYDQATPRDEAEMVSVIHQALDLGMTLLDTSDVYGP, encoded by the coding sequence ATGCGTACCACCACCCTCGGTACCAAGGGACCCCAGGTCGGCGTCGTCGGCCTGGGCTGCATGGGCATGAGCTTCAGCTACGACCAGGCGACCCCGCGCGACGAGGCCGAGATGGTCTCGGTGATCCACCAGGCCCTCGACCTGGGGATGACGCTTCTGGACACCTCTGATGTGTACGGCCCTTAG
- a CDS encoding helix-turn-helix transcriptional regulator gives MDREQHSSGTELGRYLRARRAQVNPEEVGLPPGTGPRRTPGLRREELATLAGISIDYFTRLERGKETRPSPSVVDSLARALRLEEPERDHLRSLVAHAGRTAPEPPTAPSRSVRPGVKILLEAMRPQPAHVVSRTGDVLAWNPGGLRLLAGMEDWPARQRNIARYVFLHPAARDLFDDWGNQVRGCVARLRALAGTDPDAPDLTQLAGELLLKSPEFARLWERYDVRGHSYGRNTFHHPDVGDLTLGYQSMQLEGTPGHRLVVYHAEPGSTEYDAMVLLDLMASDSAHAPRIGASRTGFAD, from the coding sequence ATGGATCGTGAGCAGCACAGCAGCGGCACCGAGCTGGGGCGCTATCTACGTGCCCGACGGGCCCAGGTGAACCCCGAAGAGGTCGGCCTGCCACCCGGTACCGGCCCGCGTCGCACACCTGGACTGCGCCGCGAGGAACTGGCCACCCTCGCCGGAATCAGCATCGACTACTTCACCCGGCTGGAGCGTGGCAAGGAGACCCGCCCCAGCCCGTCCGTCGTCGACTCCCTCGCCCGCGCCCTCCGGCTGGAGGAGCCGGAACGCGACCACCTGCGCAGCCTGGTCGCGCATGCCGGCCGTACCGCTCCGGAACCGCCCACCGCGCCCAGCCGCTCCGTTCGGCCCGGCGTGAAGATCCTGCTGGAGGCCATGCGGCCCCAGCCCGCCCACGTGGTCAGCCGCACGGGCGACGTCCTGGCCTGGAATCCGGGCGGACTGCGACTGCTCGCCGGGATGGAGGACTGGCCCGCGAGACAGCGCAACATCGCGCGCTACGTCTTCCTCCACCCCGCCGCCCGCGACCTCTTCGACGACTGGGGCAACCAGGTCCGCGGCTGCGTAGCCCGCCTGCGGGCTCTGGCCGGCACCGATCCGGACGCCCCCGACCTCACCCAGCTCGCCGGTGAACTCCTGCTCAAGAGCCCGGAGTTCGCCCGACTGTGGGAACGCTACGACGTCCGCGGCCACTCTTACGGCCGCAACACGTTCCACCACCCGGACGTCGGCGACCTCACCCTCGGCTACCAGTCCATGCAGCTGGAAGGCACCCCCGGCCACCGGCTGGTCGTGTACCACGCCGAGCCCGGCAGCACCGAGTACGACGCGATGGTCCTGCTCGATCTGATGGCGTCCGACTCGGCGCACGCGCCGAGGATCGGAGCCTCCCGCACCGGGTTCGCGGACTGA
- a CDS encoding aldo/keto reductase, translating to MKHIKLGDLDVSRIGLGTMTMSGVYLSPGETPDDTESIRAIHRALDLGVTLLDTAEAYGPFVNEELVGRALKDRRDQVVLSTKFGMYSHTSGGMGHIDGTPANLRTALEGSLKRLGTDHIDLYYQHRVDPNTPVEETIGALADLVTEGKIRHIGLSEAAPESIRRAHAVHPIAALQSEYSLWTRDVEAEILPLLRELGIGLVPWSPLGHGFLTGKIRATEHFEANDWRANNPRFTEENLRRNLRIVEEVEAVAAEVDATPAQVALAWLLAQGDDIAPIPGTKRVSRVEENTAADAVVLTAEQLTRLNNLAPAAGDRLHEAGMRLVNR from the coding sequence ATGAAGCACATCAAGCTGGGGGACCTGGACGTCTCCCGTATCGGCCTGGGCACCATGACGATGTCCGGCGTCTACCTCAGCCCCGGGGAGACCCCGGACGACACCGAGTCCATCCGGGCGATCCACCGGGCGCTCGACCTCGGCGTCACCCTGCTCGACACCGCGGAGGCCTACGGTCCCTTCGTCAACGAAGAACTCGTCGGCCGGGCCCTCAAGGACCGCCGCGACCAGGTCGTCCTGTCGACGAAGTTCGGCATGTACTCACACACCAGTGGCGGCATGGGCCACATCGACGGCACCCCGGCCAACCTCCGCACCGCGCTCGAAGGCTCCCTCAAGCGGCTCGGCACGGATCACATCGACCTCTACTACCAGCACCGCGTCGATCCCAACACGCCCGTCGAGGAGACCATCGGCGCCCTCGCCGACCTGGTCACCGAGGGCAAGATCCGCCACATCGGCCTGTCCGAGGCGGCGCCCGAGTCGATCCGCCGCGCCCACGCCGTGCACCCGATCGCCGCACTGCAGTCGGAGTACTCGCTGTGGACGCGGGACGTGGAGGCGGAGATCCTGCCGCTGCTGCGGGAGCTGGGCATCGGCCTGGTGCCCTGGTCGCCGCTGGGCCACGGCTTCCTCACCGGCAAGATCCGCGCCACCGAGCACTTCGAGGCGAACGACTGGCGGGCGAACAACCCCCGCTTCACGGAGGAGAACCTCAGGCGCAACCTGCGCATCGTCGAGGAGGTCGAGGCCGTCGCCGCCGAGGTCGACGCCACCCCCGCGCAGGTGGCCCTGGCCTGGCTGCTGGCCCAGGGCGACGACATCGCCCCGATCCCCGGTACCAAGCGCGTCTCACGCGTCGAGGAGAACACCGCCGCCGACGCCGTCGTGCTGACAGCCGAGCAGCTCACCCGCCTGAACAACCTCGCCCCCGCCGCCGGCGACCGCCTCCACGAGGCGGGCATGCGGCTGGTCAACCGCTGA
- a CDS encoding aldo/keto reductase — protein MRTTTLGPDGPEVGVVGLGCMGMSFGYDQATPRDEAEMVSVIHQALDLGMTLLDTSDVYGPLTNEQLLGRALAKGHRERAVLATKVGALTRNAQGNPVPGLNNRPEHIRCSIDESLRRLGTDHVDLYYLHRVDPDVPIEESVGALAEAVTAGKAGAIGLSEVSVEQIKRAQSVHPVTAVQSELSLWTRDWMTEVLPYCQEQGIAFVPYSPLGKGFLTGRFTSFDDLPQDDFRRGLARFQQDALRVNFALAEKVRELADRIGATPAQVALAWVLAQGEYVVPIPGTKTPKYLLDNAGAADVRLSAEDLAELDALPTPQGGRYY, from the coding sequence ATGCGCACCACCACACTCGGCCCCGACGGACCCGAGGTCGGCGTCGTCGGCCTGGGCTGCATGGGCATGAGCTTCGGCTATGACCAGGCGACCCCGCGCGACGAGGCCGAGATGGTCTCGGTGATCCACCAGGCCCTCGACCTGGGGATGACGCTTCTGGACACCTCCGACGTGTACGGCCCCCTCACCAACGAGCAGTTGCTCGGCCGGGCCCTTGCCAAGGGCCACCGGGAACGAGCGGTCCTGGCCACCAAGGTCGGCGCCCTCACCCGTAACGCCCAGGGGAATCCCGTACCCGGCCTGAACAACCGCCCGGAGCACATCCGCTGCTCGATCGACGAGAGCCTCCGGCGTCTGGGCACGGACCACGTCGACCTCTACTACCTGCACCGCGTCGACCCCGATGTGCCGATCGAGGAGAGTGTCGGCGCGCTGGCGGAGGCCGTGACGGCGGGCAAGGCCGGGGCGATCGGTCTGTCCGAGGTGAGTGTCGAGCAGATCAAGCGGGCCCAGTCCGTCCACCCGGTCACGGCGGTGCAGTCCGAACTGTCGCTGTGGACACGCGACTGGATGACCGAGGTGCTGCCGTACTGCCAGGAGCAGGGCATCGCCTTCGTGCCGTACTCGCCGCTCGGCAAGGGCTTCCTCACCGGCCGGTTCACCTCCTTCGACGACCTGCCGCAGGACGACTTCCGACGCGGACTGGCCCGCTTCCAGCAGGACGCTCTGCGCGTCAACTTCGCCCTCGCCGAGAAGGTCCGCGAGCTCGCCGACCGCATCGGTGCCACTCCTGCTCAGGTGGCGCTGGCGTGGGTGCTGGCCCAGGGCGAGTACGTCGTCCCGATCCCCGGCACCAAGACCCCCAAGTACCTGCTGGACAACGCCGGCGCGGCCGACGTGCGGCTCAGCGCCGAAGACCTCGCCGAACTCGACGCCCTGCCCACCCCGCAGGGCGGCCGCTACTACTGA
- a CDS encoding alpha/beta fold hydrolase: protein MTETRPYVPPAHVVGSGAHKVIVLHSLFAGHESFSPWWPYLDGTRFSYAFMDARGFGDAIDVEGSYTCDEIASDVLLLADSLGWREFSLIGHSLGGMPVQQVVLKAPERVRKLVGLSPAPANGLGIPDAAYPLLAEAAHKVENRRIIIDSSTGGKLSPHWVASWAEQSMKAVGPDAFRSYLDSVNTTDFSAEITGAPLPALVVVGENDPATDADAMNQTWMRHYPNGQLAVVGNAGHHQMVETPIALATLVEKFLGD, encoded by the coding sequence ATGACCGAGACCAGACCCTACGTTCCGCCCGCCCATGTCGTCGGCAGCGGCGCCCACAAGGTGATCGTGCTGCACTCGCTCTTCGCCGGACACGAGTCGTTCAGCCCCTGGTGGCCGTACCTGGACGGCACCCGCTTCAGCTACGCGTTCATGGACGCCCGAGGCTTCGGCGACGCCATCGACGTAGAGGGCTCCTACACCTGTGACGAGATCGCCTCGGACGTCCTCCTGCTCGCCGACAGCCTCGGCTGGCGCGAGTTCTCCCTGATCGGGCACTCGCTCGGCGGCATGCCGGTCCAGCAGGTCGTACTCAAGGCGCCCGAGCGTGTGCGCAAGCTCGTCGGGCTCAGCCCCGCGCCCGCGAACGGCCTGGGCATCCCGGACGCGGCCTACCCCTTGCTCGCCGAGGCCGCGCACAAGGTCGAGAACCGCCGCATCATCATCGACTCGTCCACAGGCGGCAAGCTGTCCCCGCACTGGGTCGCCTCCTGGGCAGAGCAGTCGATGAAGGCTGTCGGCCCGGACGCCTTCCGCAGCTATCTCGACTCCGTCAACACCACCGACTTCTCCGCCGAGATCACGGGTGCTCCGCTGCCCGCACTGGTGGTGGTCGGTGAGAACGACCCGGCGACCGACGCCGACGCCATGAACCAGACCTGGATGCGGCACTACCCGAACGGACAGCTCGCAGTCGTCGGCAACGCCGGCCACCACCAAATGGTGGAGACCCCGATCGCCCTCGCGACCCTCGTCGAGAAGTTCCTCGGCGACTGA
- a CDS encoding ThuA domain-containing protein, giving the protein MGVCNTLTSEIRRALVVRGGWDGHQPVTISDSFVPFLKDQGFTVETSEDLAVYDDAEWLAATDLVVQCWTMGTITPQQRDNLAAAVRGGTGLAGWHGGIVDCFHDHGYHLLTGGKFVMHPPGFLDHTYQLSPEHADHPIIAGLDDFAIHSEQYWVLTDAHIDVLATTTFPADDLHDRPAVMPAVWTRTHGAGRVFVSTIGHKPDDFDVPQVRTLTERGLLWASR; this is encoded by the coding sequence ATGGGAGTGTGCAATACCTTGACCAGCGAAATCCGGCGGGCCCTTGTCGTCCGTGGTGGTTGGGACGGGCATCAGCCCGTGACGATCAGCGACAGTTTCGTCCCGTTCCTCAAGGATCAGGGCTTCACCGTCGAGACCTCCGAGGACCTCGCGGTGTACGACGACGCGGAGTGGCTCGCTGCCACTGATCTGGTCGTGCAGTGCTGGACGATGGGGACGATCACCCCGCAGCAACGCGACAACCTGGCCGCCGCCGTCCGCGGCGGCACCGGACTCGCCGGCTGGCACGGCGGCATCGTGGACTGCTTCCACGATCACGGCTATCACCTGCTGACCGGCGGCAAGTTCGTGATGCACCCGCCCGGCTTCCTCGACCACACCTACCAGCTGTCGCCCGAGCACGCGGACCACCCGATCATCGCGGGCCTGGACGACTTCGCGATCCACAGCGAGCAGTACTGGGTCCTGACCGATGCGCACATCGACGTCCTGGCCACGACCACGTTCCCCGCCGACGACCTGCACGACCGGCCCGCCGTCATGCCCGCGGTGTGGACCCGGACCCATGGCGCGGGACGCGTCTTCGTCTCGACCATCGGCCACAAGCCGGACGACTTCGACGTGCCGCAGGTGCGGACGCTGACCGAGAGGGGACTGCTGTGGGCGAGCCGGTGA
- a CDS encoding Gfo/Idh/MocA family protein — protein MGEPVKPLNIGMVGAGKISGAYLSTLQKLTSVRLTAVTDLDRARAQAVADQVGSQVSVADSVADLVARDDVDAVLNLTIPAAHAEVALAVLAAGKHVYGEKPFATNRKEADAVLTAARDAGLRVGCAPDTVLGTGTQTARKAVDDGLIGRPVAATAFMTTAGHETWHPDPEFYYQPGGGPLLDMGPYYLSALVHLLGPVVKVTGASSRPRAERVIGSGPRAGQSFPVEIDTHVTGVLEHADGALSTLVMSFDIKAARLPRIEVHGTEASLSVPDPNNFDGPVEIHRGDGWDVLPVSAGHADTGRGAGLADLAEALDAGRPHRASAELAAHVLDVMLTLMDAAEHGCALPVTSTCERPAPVIGL, from the coding sequence GTGGGCGAGCCGGTGAAGCCTTTGAACATCGGGATGGTGGGCGCGGGCAAGATCAGTGGCGCCTATCTGTCGACCCTTCAGAAGCTGACGTCGGTGCGGCTGACCGCGGTCACCGACCTCGACCGGGCCCGTGCGCAGGCCGTCGCCGACCAGGTCGGATCGCAGGTCTCGGTGGCGGACTCGGTCGCGGACCTCGTCGCCCGTGACGACGTGGACGCGGTTCTGAATCTGACCATCCCGGCCGCGCACGCCGAGGTCGCCCTGGCCGTGCTCGCCGCTGGTAAGCACGTCTACGGCGAGAAGCCTTTCGCGACGAACCGCAAGGAGGCCGATGCCGTCCTGACCGCCGCCCGTGATGCGGGACTTCGGGTGGGCTGTGCCCCCGACACCGTGCTGGGCACCGGCACCCAGACCGCGCGCAAGGCGGTCGATGACGGACTGATCGGTCGTCCGGTGGCGGCGACGGCCTTCATGACGACCGCGGGGCACGAGACGTGGCACCCGGACCCGGAGTTCTACTACCAGCCCGGAGGAGGCCCGCTGCTCGACATGGGCCCCTACTACCTCTCCGCCCTGGTGCACCTACTGGGCCCGGTGGTGAAGGTGACCGGAGCCTCCTCGCGGCCGCGCGCCGAGCGGGTCATCGGCAGTGGTCCGCGGGCCGGGCAGTCCTTCCCGGTCGAGATCGACACCCACGTCACGGGTGTCCTGGAGCACGCGGACGGCGCCCTGTCGACGCTGGTGATGAGCTTCGACATCAAGGCCGCGCGCCTGCCGCGCATCGAGGTGCACGGCACCGAGGCCTCGCTCTCCGTACCCGACCCGAACAACTTCGACGGTCCCGTCGAGATCCACCGCGGCGACGGCTGGGACGTCCTGCCGGTGTCCGCCGGTCACGCGGACACGGGCCGTGGCGCGGGGCTTGCCGACCTCGCCGAGGCCCTGGACGCCGGGCGCCCGCACCGCGCCTCGGCCGAACTCGCCGCGCACGTCCTGGACGTCATGCTCACCCTCATGGACGCCGCCGAGCACGGCTGCGCCCTGCCGGTGACCAGCACCTGCGAGCGGCCCGCCCCGGTCATCGGCCTCTAG